The Panthera uncia isolate 11264 chromosome B3 unlocalized genomic scaffold, Puncia_PCG_1.0 HiC_scaffold_1, whole genome shotgun sequence genome segment AAAGGTGTCCTTCTCCCAGTCCAGTCCCAATTATGCTCTTTCTCTAATGAAGACTGCTTCATCATGGGTGTATCCTCACTTTAAATAGCAAAGACACACTCCACAATTCTTGTAACTTTGGGAAAAGTCaattcaacattttaataacTCCCACTGCAAGTAGACAGGAGTGTCTAATCCCTCATCTCCTGAATGTCGCTGCTTTCTAGAGGTTTTTATACCAGGAATGGGAAAAACCTATATCCATACTCCAGGCTTTTGATGCTTACTAAGAATCATGGTGATTTCAGTAGGCTTGTGACTCTCAAACTACATGGTGTTTTTGATTCCTGATGTATAACTGGTAGGTTAAAATCTGGAAATAATATTAAGGATCTTGGGAAGCGGTTGTGTTTTGTGTTCTTCAGGTGGCAAAAACAATTCATTTAATAATTCTATAGAGCAAATACAATGgagtagcaaagaaaaaaaataacgaAGATGTAAAGATAGATGGTTCCACTAAATAGGAATTAAATGTGAATTCTGtagatgaaaggagaaaaaattctGACAACTGTTTATTCAGTTACAATGAATATACAATATATTCatcctatatacatatacatatacatatatacatatatatagattaGGCATAATAGTTTCTGAGTTTCCATTACTAATTACATTATCAAgttaggaaaacagaagaaatactcAAATGTGTGAGGCTGAGTATTTTCAGTGCATTTAATATATCAAGGTactcataattttcatttaaaatgaagtaatttaaCTTCAAAAAGATGAAACGATTTTTGTAAGAACACGTCTTTTCCTAAATCCCTGCACTGAAACTAGGTTTGAATATTTatactgtaattattattattaatgaactAAAACAAGCTGATTATTTCAGAACAGTATTCTTAACTATGAATTTTGAAACCTAGAGAATTCTTAAATGTTGCCCAGGAAATATGATAGGTGCTTTATACAGACTATCTAATTTAATCTCTCGATCAAGATCAAGGTAAgatcaaggccacacagcagggtAAGGACACCTTAACCCTTTGAATTACTTTGCCACAGTCCAGTTTTAATATTTCTGGACTATTGTTCTCTGATAAATTTTACAGATATTTATCAATATTGAAAGAACAATTTGAGTATTTGCAAATGGTTTATGAAACCTAATTTTTTGTCATGGAAAAACAggagattatttaaattaaaaaaaacatcacAGAAGGTATTTGCAGAACTTGAAATGTGCTGCAAATTACAAACTCAATTTTGAAGAATGAGTCTGAGTCCTTAATGTGtctttcccaccctcccccaagtGGCTCCTGTGTCACCTTGAGATACCACCATCtaagtggatttttaaatttgttttgttttgagcattATGGTACTCAAGGATGTCCAACACTTATCTTGTGTATCTCCTTGTCCAgttgtagaatatatttttttctagtctaaaaaaatagttttgttggAGTAGCATGAGAAGgagggatattctctctctttcaaatgtttctatgggatcataaaataaaattgagaaaaactCATAGGTACACCTTTTGGTTATCAATAGTTTAATGGGGTCAAGAAAGTAacttattatttatatgtttaagtATTAAGAATAGTACTTATCAATAGtgagaaaacaatttgaaaatttgCAAGTAAAGTAAGGGTGGAACTGGATTTTTTCTGTAGCTGAGAAAACAGAAGGTCACTAGTTATTACCCTGATAGGAGACACTAAATGGGTCTTCTGAAATTATTATGTTAAACTGTTGTTAAATCCAGTGCTCAACAATAATGGATTTGACATcatcatatttttattgttattgtttaacAGAAAGCTTGGAGATTTCaaccatcatttaattttttatataccTGAATAATAAGTAGAGCACACTTAGTGTAATTCTTCCTCTATAAATATGGATTATATAACTACTTAGTATCCAGAATATTAGTGTGTGGTTATGTGATGAATATAACCCAAAATGTGCTGATGTTGGTCAAAATCAAGAAGTTGTCCATTTGAAGTGATATCTGATAGCAATTGTTAAATTTGTGCCAAAAGGAAAAATCTTTACTGAGATAGTTGTTAGTTGGCTTTTAGGTAATCAGTTTTCTTGTGAATTATTGATACCATAATTCCTTCATGTGTAATTGTAGAAGTGTCACATTTTCTAGCTCTGTAATTTTGTCCTATTTTGTCATTCCAGAGCAGAGTCTGCAGATCATGGAGGGATTCAACCATTCTGGAGTATCTGAATTTGTATTACTTGGACTTACTGATTCTCCTGagctccagatttttttctttgtgatgttttctgttttctatttactAACTATGTCGGGCAACTGCTTGATTTTGCTCACAGTCCTATGCACCCCACACCTTCACTCCCCCATGTATTTCCTCCTCAGCAACCTGTCTCTCATTGACATGTGCTTGTCCTCCTTTGCCACTCCAAAGATGATCATGGACTTCTTTGCTGAGCATAAGACCATCTCCTTTGAGGGCTGCATTTCTCAGATCTTCTTTTTGCACCTTTTCACTGGGACTGAGATTGTGCTGCTGATCTCCATGTCTTTTGACAGGTACATTGCCATATGCAAACCTCTCCATTATTCAACAATTATGAGCCAAAGAGTGTGTGTTGGGCTTGTGGTAACTTCTTGGACAGTGGGCTTCCTGCATACCTTGAGCCAGTTAGCTTTTACTCTCTATTTACCCTTCTGTGGTCCCAATGTTGTAGATAGTTTCTTCTGTGACCTTCCTTTGGTCATCCAGCTGGCTTGTGTAGATATCTATGTTCTTGGAATCTTCATGATCTCAACTAGTGGTGTGATTGCTCTTGTAAGTTTTCTGCTTTTGCTCACCTCCTACGTCATTGTTCTTGTCACTATCAAGGACCACTCCTCCACAGGATCATCTAAGGTTTTTTCTACCTGCACTGCACATTTCCTAGTTGTGTTAATGTTCTTTGGGCCCTGCATCTTCATCTATGTGTGGCCTTTCACCAACTTCCTGGTGGACAAAGTTCTGTCTGTTTTCTATACCATCTTTACTCCCTTTCTGAATCCACTTATCTATACTTTGAGAAACCAGGAAATGAAGACGGCTGTGAAGAAGAAACTAAGTAACCAATACCTAAATCTTGGGAAAACTTCTCCAAGATATCCAGTGCAATGAATCTCCTGAGATTTATAtcatcagtttatttttatagcaaTATTTAGTATCTTCATTTCAAGTCTTTTAGTTTAAATTCACAAAAAGAAGAAGCCAGGGTTGAGAGATGTGAAATAATCTTGTCTAAAAATTACTGAGATGTTTGTGAGCCTTTTGAGGTTACAGACACGTTTGAAAATCTGCTGAAATCTATAGGTTATTTTCACAGAAAACTGCACATATAATCAAAACATAAATTCAGGGCTTCATATACCCATGAATCCTATCAACATACCTCAGCAACTTAGAGAAGCCTGAGATAAAATACTGTTCTCTTGTCTTCTACCCCAGAACATTCCTACTCAGTTGCACAGCCTTGTGGTACTTTGATGGTGTCCACTTGCAGAACTttctttaaaagtgtttatttttcattagaaatatttttatgggaaaattCAAATGGTGAAGAGATTCTTCTGAGTCAActttgaagaaaagagaacagtttGGAGGATCTGAGATTTAACAATCTGGTTTCTTAAGAGGTGTATAGATCATTACCACACTTGATAATTGATAtagcaaataattatttaaacagCCATTTGTGAAGTTTAAACCATAGAAAGTAAACAACTAAAATATGATTCTCTCCTAAAACCTGGCTGAATGTCAGAGATATGATGCATTCATTTACTCTCAAGACTAAATGCTTGAAAAATTAACTACTTAATTCATGACAAGTTTGTCATTTCCAAAGTAAAACATTACAAAACTTTATTAGTCTTAGTATGAGTTTTGTCTCTCATTCTCAACATAACGTAGCctagaggaagaaaagatgaaactaatttaaaaaaatacatagaacaatTCTTCCTAATCTGGCTTATTAGTGATTGTGTTAAACATACTTTTTATTCCAagacattttttgaaaatcagcTAGCCAAACCATTTCCCTAACAGTGGAAGAACCTAAGATACAGAAAATTCTTAGAGCTGGTTCAAGACTGAATTACTGTAATGGTTAAAAGTCATTGCTCTAAATATACCTAGATCCCAGATTTAATTTTGGATCTGTCATTTCCTAGTTGTGTTATCCTGGGAGTTTCACTTCATCTCTCTACCCTGTTTAATCTCTAATATGAAGATGATAAAAATTGTTGTGACCATTTTATGGAAAGTGGACACAACAGACtccaaaaatgtcattttcttttcccttcccaacTACACAGACTCTTAcccaaaattcattttatttttaagtagtataCCTTTAAAGAATAACCACATTCAGGTGAAACCAGTAGCTCACAAAATTTGACATTCTAGTTTTAGGACGTCTCTTTGCAGCTTCTTAAGACATAtggcagaaaaacaaatagaacactTTCCAGTTTTCCATTGTTAACATGGAGGGTGGTTGTAGAAATTAGAATGCCAGatactttgtgttttttatgAATAACAATGTACTGATAGGCTGCATCTCTTTGAATTGACCGAAGTTTACgaaaataatttaggaaatgATCTGTTATGATGACATTCATGGTATTAATAGTTTCTTACATTTATTCTGGACTTTTAAGGTTTCAACATGATTCAACACAATcttcaagataaatatttaatatctgaaGTTAAATAATGTGGCAGAGGTTTATGAAGAAATGTAGTATTGGAGCTAGGTATAAAAACCACATTCTAGTTTAAAATACTAGTTAATTTTTAGCCAAATCATAAACTCTTTATTCTTGCCATAAAGTCAgtcaaatgagaaaaagtaaaaatgtcctTTTGTCTCATCTCCATTCTTTAGCAAAAAttatcatctttgttttaaaatataaaccctGCTTCTGGGGTGCCTTGATGGCTtggtcagctaagtgtctgactcctgatttcagctcaggtcatgatctcatggtttgtgggatcaagccccatgtcgggctctgtgctgacaccatggagcctgcctgggattctcttcctctctctctgccccttccccacttgctcactcgctctctctcaaaaataaataaacaaataaacatataaaataaaatataaaccctGCTTCTGAAATAGCAATCTTTAGTTCAAtgactatttattgagcacccattcTGTTTAAGGTCCTTTCTGGGTGCTGATGATACTACATTAATGTACAAgatctatttctctgtttttgaGGGACATATGTTTAGCAATTAGATGGGACCAGTCTTGAATTCCAATTGCATCGCTTTCTTGTTGTACAACTTTGAGCAAGTATTCCTAACGTTTCTAAGACtttgttttctcacctataaaatgtggATCTAGTATATAACCACTAGGAATGTTGTGAAAATTGAAAAGACATGTAACACAATTAGCAGTGCTTGGCATTCATTAAACGTTTAACCAATACTAACTAATAAATATTacttagtgccattgtgttagaTATGCACAAATGACAGGGTAAATGGAATGGAAATAGATGTGCTTACCTGAACTTAAAGGGCATGGTTTTAAGACTGTTTAGGATGTGTCAATTTACCTAATATTAACTAATGTTAAACTATTGGATTTGTGCCAATTATTAATCTTTGGTGCATTTATGTAGTTAATGTTGTCctttgtatgtttgtgttttgCAAAGGAAGTATTATATTTTAGAagtttcttattcattttaagtttaaatatattcCAAGATTGCATAGGAGGGAAAAAACAATGCACAATGTTCTACAGGTCAGTGTCCTGTTTCACgacaatgtttttaaataaagtttttatgatTGAAAAGTGATAAatattattcatgtattttgtctgTCTTTATGTTTTACCCATTCAAAAGATAGGGAAATGCTTTAAATTCTTAACtgtgaggggcagctgggtggctcagtcagttaaatgtctgactcttgattttggctcaggtcatgatttcgcaattaatgagatcaagccccaagttgggctctgcactagcagcatggagcctgcttgtgtttctctgtctccctctccctctaccctcccccatgcttgctctctcttaaaataaacaaacattaaaaaaaatattaactgggAAATGAATGGTGACATTTACCTATTCACTCTATATTCAGCTTATTAATAAAGAAGTTActggggaacctgagtggctcattcggttaagcagctgacttcagctcaggtcatgatctcacggtttgtgggttcgagccctgctttgggctctgtgctgacagctcagagcctggagcctgattccaattctgtgtctccctctctgtctgcccctcccccactcacactctgtctctctctccttcaaaaataaataaacattataaaaaattttaaaaaaataaagaagttaccACTATAGGCAGAAAGATCTTGTCCAGATTTACAGAAATATAAGGGAATAATTTGGACACATGGTAGAAGTATTATTTAAGAAACTGTTAAAATTGGAATTGTGAAATTATAGCATCAAGTCAGACATTTCATTTGGCTAAGATATCCCTGAagctttggataaatatctaattTCTACCTGGGCATTTCTGTGGTTAAGCCTATTCCTGGGGAATCAGTTAAACCCCAAACTATATTTACAGCTCATTTTGATAACTTTATTTCAGTATAATTGGTCTTCTTTACACTCCTATGTACTTTAGTTTGTGTTTGCAATATTGTTCCAATGAGGAGGCTAGAGACACACATgtctccccctgctccccccgcATGACTAAGAACTCCCAGAGTGGGGACTGTGAATAGCACCAATGAAGCCAGGTTGTCTGATCTAAACTCAGATTTACACCACTTACTAAGCCTCTGGTTTGGTACAAGTTTGTCATTGTCTATcccagtttttttaaattcttttagcaGAGTTTGGAAGCCAACAGCCTGCATTCACAACATGCTTGTCTTTCCCTAAAAGGTTTATAAAGAAATCAAGCTAATTCAACAAAATTAGAGACTGAGAGATTTCACAATATAGcttgatagattttttaaaaatttttaatgcttatttatttttgagagagagagagagaaagagaaagagagagggagagggagggacagaatccaaagcagctccagactccatgctgtcagcacagagcccggagtcagggctcgaactcatgaaccatgagatataaTCTGAGgtaaagctggacacttaactgactgagacacccaggcatccgaGCTTgatagattttcttaaaaaaaaaaaaaaaaagaaaagaaaagaaaagaaagaaaggaagaaaaagaaaaataaccctgCCAACACTGGACCACAATTCTAAGTTGCAGCTGAGTTTTCAGATTCGGCTAATACCAGAGAtctcctctctctgttttgtCTTGAACTAGGCCACTCCATTCATGCATATTACTCCAACAGTTTCTGATCCTTATAAAgaatgtataggggcgcctgggtggctcggtcagttaagcgtccgacttcggctcaggtcacgatctcacagtccgtgagttcgagccccacgtcgggctctgtgctgacagctcagagcctggagcctgtttcggattctgtgtctccctctctctctgctcctcccctgttcatgctctgtctctgtctcaaaaataaacattaaaaaaaaaatttaaaaaaaaagaatgtataatatgtataagaTGTATAATATGCCTTTTCCTTCACCATGCTTATAACTTTTCTTCCAGCCTTAACCCATACTTTGACACAATTCAATTTTGCCCCCAACTTTTGATGGCTCACTCTCAACAAACAGCATTTATTGTATCTCTTTGGAATActgatatttctataaatttctatATGAGGATTTAAGCCTAACTGGGATACAAAAAAATTCATTATACttctatcttcttctttttttaatgcctttcttCTCCTATGTCCTGATTTTCTTTTGACTACACTCCAGTGGAAATTTGCTCTTGGTcacttgtatttcattttatattgaaGAGCTACCTCAGCATTTTTAATTATAGGAGGATAGGACTGCCCTCTTCTTGAAATAGTTCAGTATTAGAACAGAGGAGATGACATTTACTTAGGTAGAATTTTCTGCTTCTGTCAAACAGGTGCCACCTTAATATCCCCCTTTAGTATAGATATtccaagaaatgttttttttaatgtttatttatttttgatagtgagagagagagagagacaagtgtgagagggggaggggcagagagagagggagacacagaatccaaagcaggctccaggctctgagctgtcagcacagagcccgatggggggcttgaactcatggaccatgagatcatgacctgagctgaggttggaagcttaaccgactgagccacccaggtgccctcactccaagaaatgttttttggggctttttttgtttgtttgtttcaggatATATGCTCTGTCCTTTGGAAACACAAATAATAAGACATTATCCCTTACCTTTAAAGAGATTATATCTAGTACAAAGAAAAGTAATCACAACGCTGTGTCATAATGGTCATGATGTAAGTTTGCACATGGTAATATGGAGACTTAGGAAAGGGCATGTCCAAATGTGCCTGCAGAGTCAGAGAAAGCTCCTCAGAGGTAGTGCTGAATCTGAGACTTGAAGGCAAAATTGGGGGGAAAGTATGCCACAGGGAAGGAACAACATGggcaaaaagcagagaaaaatataaatgcctAGTGAACTCAGGAGCTGCatatggtttattatttttaacgtttatttatttttgagacagagagagacagagcatgaacgggggagggtcagagagagacggagacacagaatctgaaacaggctccaggctctgagcagtcagcacagagcccgacgcggggctcaaactcacataccgcgagatcgtgacctgagccgaagtcggatgcttaaccgactgagccacccaggcgcccctggtttattatttttagagaacgAGATGTTAAATTAGCAGAAAGAGATTGTACTGAAAGAAAGTGGCAAGAGCcctggaaagaaggaggaagcaTTGGGTAACTGAGGGCAGACTGTAAGCAATGGGTCAGCTTTTACCCAGTTCCTGTTGTGAGAACGTTTTACAGCCTTCTCAGGTGATTTGATGAAagttctgtcttatttattttctgtatgattGATAAAAGGGTGCCAAACACATAGTCTGCACTTGAAGACGATATTGGAGTCACAGAAGAGAAGTTATCCTGGCTCTTCTTATCTCTTTACAATCTCTCCTgtataattttgaatttgtttactTGACCAGCATCCTCAATCTTAAGTTATATGGTGAGCTGACTTGCAACTGTTAACCCAGTAATTTCTGGAAATAAGGCTTCCTTttacctcttctcttcttttcccatcaCCTTGCATCTTGAAGCTATTCCCCAGAATCTCTTCTCCACCCATACCCTGAAATGATCTTAATGGCTTCTTGATGGCTGTTCTGAATGGCAGGTTAGTGTATTTTCACTGGGTGGATGATATGCAAGTTGGTGGGAGCCTTTACATTAAGGTGACAGAGAATAcctggaggggagaaggaaggattaGAGAACAGAACTGGACATCCCCGGTGAGGCATATACCTCTCAGCACTTGTCTCTCTAAGAGTGAAATATTCTGATTTGATGCTGATTTGAACACTGCTCATTTCACTACTGCTGAAgatcatatattcatttattctccaATATTTATTACTAAAAGCTTAAAATGTGACAGGCTTCATTCTATGTGTCATAGAAAAAATGCTAATGTGGTTGGGGAATATACAacaacaaattactacaaattatAGTAGGCCATGCATCATCTGGATCCTGCTTACCTTCTCAGCCCTATTTTACATTCCTCTCCCCTTTAGAtgctaattttcttcttcttctcatgtGCAACACTCCATTGTTTTGGacgcctttgcacatgctattttaTCTGCTTAAATTCTTACAACAACACTACAAAgggtttgtgtgtgggggggtaaaAGTGTAGTCTTTCTATGCAATTAAAGTTGTTACCAGtctaaaatagactgttataatAAGTTTTTTTTGCAAgccccatggtaaccacaaagaaaaaacttGTAGCAATACAAGatagaaaagaatcaaaacataGCACTACAAAGAATCATC includes the following:
- the LOC125909755 gene encoding olfactory receptor 4K2-like — its product is MCNCRSVTFSSSVILSYFVIPEQSLQIMEGFNHSGVSEFVLLGLTDSPELQIFFFVMFSVFYLLTMSGNCLILLTVLCTPHLHSPMYFLLSNLSLIDMCLSSFATPKMIMDFFAEHKTISFEGCISQIFFLHLFTGTEIVLLISMSFDRYIAICKPLHYSTIMSQRVCVGLVVTSWTVGFLHTLSQLAFTLYLPFCGPNVVDSFFCDLPLVIQLACVDIYVLGIFMISTSGVIALVSFLLLLTSYVIVLVTIKDHSSTGSSKVFSTCTAHFLVVLMFFGPCIFIYVWPFTNFLVDKVLSVFYTIFTPFLNPLIYTLRNQEMKTAVKKKLSNQYLNLGKTSPRYPVQ